One Leopardus geoffroyi isolate Oge1 chromosome C1, O.geoffroyi_Oge1_pat1.0, whole genome shotgun sequence DNA segment encodes these proteins:
- the FOXE3 gene encoding forkhead box protein E3, with protein MTGRSDMEPPAAFSGFPALPAVAPSGPPPSPLAAAEPGPEPEEAAAGRGEPEPAPAPGPGRRRRRPLQRGKPPYSYIALIAMALAHAPGRRLTLAAIYRFITERFAFYRDSPRKWQNSIRHNLTLNDCFVKVPREPGNPGKGNYWTLDPAAADMFDNGSFLRRRKRFKRAELPALPAAGPPPFPYAPYAPAPGPALLAPPPPAAPGPAPPARLFSVDSLVNLQPELAGLGAPEPPCCAAPDAGAAFPPCPAAASPPLYTPAPERLGLPAPRPGPGPGPLPAEPLLALAGPAAALGPLGPGEAYLRQPGYAPGLERYL; from the coding sequence ATGACTGGGCGCAGCGACATGGAGCCGCCGGCCGCGTTCTCGGGCTTCCCGGCCCTGCCCGCGGTCGCGCCGTCGGGGCCGCCGCCGTCGCCGCTCGCCGCGGCCGAGCCGGGGCCGGAGCCCGAGGAGGCGGCCGCGGGCCGCGGGGAGCCGGAGCCCGCCCCCGCGCCCggcccggggcggcggcggcggcggcccctgCAGCGCGGGAAGCCGCCCTACTCGTACATCGCGCTCATCGCCATGGCGCTGGCGCACGCCCCGGGCCGCCGCCTCACGCTGGCCGCCATCTACCGCTTCATCACCGAGCGCTTCGCCTTCTACCGCGACAGCCCGCGCAAGTGGCAGAACAGCATCCGCCACAACCTGACGCTCAACGACTGCTTCGTCAAGGTCCCGCGCGAGCCGGGCAACCCGGGCAAGGGCAACTACTGGACGCTGGACCCCGCGGCCGCCGACATGTTCGACAACGGCAGCTTCCTGCGGCGCCGCAAGCGCTTCAAGCGCGCCGAGCTGCCCGCGCTGCCCGCCGCCGGCCCGCCGCCCTTCCCCTACGCGCCCTACGCGCCCGCGCCCGGGCCCGCGCTGCTCgcgccgccgccccccgccgcgcCCGGGCCCGCGCCGCCCGCGCGCCTCTTCAGCGTCGACAGCCTGGTGAACCTGCAGCCCGAGCTGGCGGGGCTGGGCGCCCCCGAGCCGCCCTGCTGCGCCGCGCCCGACGCCGGCGCCGCCTTCCCGCCCTGCCCGGCCGCCGCCTCCCCGCCGCTCTACACGCCCGCCCCCGAGCGCCTGGGGCTGCCCGCGccgcgccccggccccggccccggcccgctCCCCGCCGAGCCCCTGCTGGCCCTGGCCGGGCCCGCCGCCGCGCTCGGCCCGCTCGGCCCCGGGGAGGCCTACCTGAGGCAGCCGGGCTACGCGCCCGGGCTCGAGCGCTACCTGTGA